The genomic DNA CAAGGAACGCGTAAGGCCTGGCGTTGAGGATGGCAGAGGCCAGCGGCGAGGGGGCCGGCAGGTCGCGGCTCAGCAAGCGCACCTGGTCACTTTCCATGCGCCTCAACAGCGCCAGCCAGCCCTCGCTGTCCATGGCTTCGTGCAGGCAGTCGTCGAGGGTCTGCTCGATCAGCGGGTGATCCGGGATTTGCCGTTCACCGGCGATGTTTTCCAGGCAGGCGATCTGGTCGGGGAACACGGCGGCAATCAGGTCTTCGCTTTTCATGCGCTGGATCTGCGGCGCGACCTTGCGTCCCCCGACGTAGCGAGGCAAGGCCATTGCCACTGCGGCGTTCCAACGCCAGCGCACCCCGAACAAGGGCGCATCGAGCAGGGCCTGGATGAGAATGTGCTCGGCGTTGCGGCTGGACAGGTAGCGCCAGACTTCGTCCAGCTCGAAACTGTGGCTGGTCGACAGTGACAACACGATGGCGTCCTCGCTGGCTGCCGCCTGCAATTCGAAATTGAACGTGCGGCAGAAGCGTTTGCGCAGCGCCAGGCCCCAGGCGCGGTTGATGCGGCTGCCGTAGGGTGAATGGATGATCAACTGGGTGCCGCCGGACTCGTCGAAGAAGCGCTCCATCACCAGCGTGTCTTGCGAGGGCAGGGCGCCCAGCACTTCACGGGTACGCCCCAGGTAATCGAGCAGTTGGCTGGCGCAGGCCTCGTCCAGCGCATAGGTATTCTGCAGCCATGACAGCACTGGGGCGAAAGCGCCGTTACCAAGCCCCAGTTGCTCATCGATACGTGCCTGCAGGCGGGCAACGGCAGCGGACAATTCATCACTGCGTCCCGGCGCTTCTCCGAGCCAGAATGGAATGGTCGGCGGCAGGCCGTGGGCGTCTTCGACCCTTACCCGGCCGGGTTCCACCCGCATGATGCGATAGGACGCGTTGCCCAACTGAAAGATGTCGCCAGCAATGCTCTCCACGGCAAAGTCTTCGTTGACGCTTCCGATGTTCAGCGCCTGCGGCTCCAGCAGCACAGCATAGTCGGCGGTCTCGGGGATGGTCCCGCCGCTGGTGAGCGCGGTCAGTTGGCTACCGCGGCGCCCGCGCAAGGTACCGCTCACCGCGTCGCGGTGCAGGTAGGCGCTGCGGATGCCTTGGCGCCCGTTGTAGCCCTCGGCGAGCATGCTTAGCAGGGCTTGGTAATGCCTGGTGTCCAGTTCGGTGTAGGGCGTTGCCTGGCGCAGGCAGTCGAACAATGCCTGTTCCTGCCACGGCTGGTTGCTGGTTTCAGCGACGATCTGCTGGGCCAGTACGTCCAGTGGCGCATGGGGTATGTGCAACTGGTCGAGCTCGCCCTGGTGAACACAGTCGAGCAGTGCCGTGCACTCGATCAGATCATCCCGCGAGGTGGCGAACAGGCGCCCTTTGGGGATGCCTTCGACCTGGTGCCCGGAGCGGCCGACCCGCTGCAAGAAGGCGGCGATGGAGCCTGGGGAGGCGATCTGGCAAACCAGATCGACATCACCGACATCGATGCCCAGCTCCAGTGAAGCCGTGGCTACCAGCACCTGCAACTGGCCGTTTTTCAGGCGCTGCTCCGCATCCAGGCGCAGCTCCTTGGCCAGGCTGCCGTGGTGTGCGGCCACGGCCTCTTTGCCAAGGCGGTCGCTGAGGTGGCGGGTGAGGCGCTCGGCCAGGCGCCGAGTGTTGACGAACACCAACGTGGTGCGGTGTTCGCGGGCCAGAATTGCAAGGCGATCGTAGACCAGGTTCCACACATCCGTAGCCATGACCGCGCCCAAGGGCACGGGGGGCACTTCAAGGGCAAGGTCGCGCTGGCGGGTGTGGCCGATATCGACGATTGCGCAAGGGCGTTGGTGACCGGCCAGGAACGCGGCCACGCGCTCCACCGGGCGCTGGGTCGCGGACAGGCCGATGCGCCGCAGCCCTTGCCCGGTGAGCGCTTGGAGGCGCTCCAGCGTCAGTGCCAAGTGGGCGCCGCGCTTGTTGCCGGCCAAGGCGTGAATCTCATCGACGATCACCGTGTGCACGCCGCTCAGGCCAGCACGGCCCGAGGCAGACCCCATCAGCACATAAAGCGACTCAGGCGTGGTAACGAGGATGTGCGGGGCCAACTTGCGCATGGCCGCGCGTTCTTTTTGCGGCGTATCGCCGGTGCGCACGGCAGTAGTGATACGAGGTGGCGTCAGCCCCTGGTCTAACAGCGCCTGGCTGATGCCTTCGAGCGGCGCCTGCAGGTTCAGGCGGATATCATTGGACAGAGCCTTGAGCGGTGAAACGTAGACTATCTGGGTTTGCGCGGGCAGTTCGCCGTCGTGCTCAAGGCCTTGACGGAACAGTTCGTCGAGCACCGCGAGAAAGGCGCTCAAGGTTTTGCCCGAGCCGGTGGGCGCGGCCAGCAGCATCGATTGGCGTGCGTGAATCAACGGCCAGGCGCGGGCCTGGGCGTCGGTGACCGTGGCGAAATGGCGACGGAACCAGGTGCCGATGGCGGGGTGGAACAGCTCCAGCACCGGGTGCTGATGGGCAGGCAGGTTCATGAGAAGGTTATGGAGGGTCGCTGGCAGATTGGCAAGGGACCGTTCGTCTGTGAAGCCGGCTTGCCGGCGACAGGGCTCCATGGGATCCTCACGGGCTTTTCTGAGTGAGCCTGACCATGCCCAACGTTATCCGCATTGCCGCTGCCCTGTTGATCGACCCACTGGGTCGAACCCTGCTGGTACGCAAACGTGGTACCCAGGCGTTCATGCAGCCTGGGGGCAAGATCGATGCGGGTGAAACGCCGCTTGACGCACTGGTGCGCGAACTGCATGAGGAATTAGGGTTGCGCATTGACCCTGCTCGGGCCATCCCGCTGGGCCGTTTCACCGCACCGGCCGCCAACGAGCCCGGCTTTGAGGTGCAGGCCGAGCTGTTCCGGGTCGACAGCGCCGAGGCCGTGGTCCCGGCGGCGGAAATCGAGGAAGTGATCTGGCTGGCCGCTGACCAGGCTCCGATGCCTGAGTTGGCGCCGCTGACCCGTGACCTGATACTGCCGCTCTACCGCAAGGCCCTCAGCGTACCGCGCTGACCCCATCGAGTGTGGCGAACGAGGTGTCCTTGGCGGTGAGCAGGAAGTCGCGCATGTAGGGGGCATCGAGCATGTCGGTGCGCACTCCCGCATAGAGCGTGGCGAACAGGCCTTTCTCGCCCAGGCGCTTGCCCTTCACATAACCGCGCGAACTGTACTCGTGCAGCGCCCAGTGCGGCATGCCACACACACCGCGGCCGCTGGCCACCAGTTGCATCATCATCACGGTCAGCTCCGAGGTGCGTACGGCCGCCGGCTCGATGTCGGCCGGCTCCAGGAAGCGGGTGAAGATGTCCAGCCGGTCGCGCTCCACTGGGTAGGTGATCAGCGTCTGGTCGAGCAGGTCCTGGGGCACGATGTAAGGCTTGCTGGCCAGTGGGTGCTGGTTGGCCACGGCGAGCATGGCTTCGTAGGTGAACAGCGGCACGTAAGTGATGCCGGCAAGGTCCAGTGGGTCGGAGGTCACTACCAGGTCCAGGTCGCCACGGGCGAGGGCGGGCAGCGGCGCGAATGCGAAGCCCGAAGCCAGGTCCAGCTCCACTTCCGGCCAGGCATCACGGAACTGGTCGATGGTGGGCATCAGCCATTGGAAGCAGCTATGGCATTCGATGGCCATGTGCAGGCGCCCGGCAGTACCACCGGCCAGGCGGGCGATGTCACGCTCTGCGCCGCGCAGCAGCGGTAGGGTGGCATCTGCCAGTTGCAGCAAGCGCAGGCCGGCGCTGGTGAAGCGGATAGGTTTGGTCTTGCGTGCGAACAGCGGCAGGCCCAGGCGTTCTTCAAGTTCCTTGAACTGATGCGACAGCGCCGACTGGGTCAGGTGCAGACGTTCGGCGGCCTCCACCAGGCTATCAGCCTCGCGCAGGGCATGAAGGGTTTTCAGGTGGCGGATCTCCAGCACGGCTGACTCCGAGAGCATAATTTGAGTGAATAGCGAATGAGTTGAGTTTCTCTCATGTTGGTCCCGCTGTCGACTGGACCTTGCGCCGGACCACTGGGCAGGCTTCATCAAACTGTCACGGAACTGTGGCAGCGCGCCCGAACGAATTTCATCAGACTCGCGCTCTACTGGGGATCTGCATTCTGGTGTTTCTTTCATGCGGGCTTTTTTGCTTTTTTTCTTGTTCCTTGTCAGCGTGCCGGCGAGCTTCGCCGATCAGCGTTGTGATGCTCATGTGCCGGTTCAACGGGCCGAAGCAGGCGATCTGAGCCTGGTTTACCAAAGTGTCGGCGCGCCACGGGACCCGGCTTTGCTGCTGGTCATGGGCCTGGGTGGGCAACTGATCCACTGGCCGGATGATGTGGTCGAGGCGTTGTGTCGACAAGGCTTTCGGGTCATTCGCTATGACAACCGTGACGTTGGCCTGTCGCGCTGGAACCAACAGCCACCCTCGGCCAACCTCACGATCGAGCTGTTGCGCTACAAGTTCGGCCTGCCGGTTGCCGCGCCCTATACGCTGCCTGACATGGCGGATGACGGGCTGCGCCTGATGGACGCGTTAGGCATTGGTCAATTCCATGTTCTGGGGGTCAGCATGGGCGGGATGATCGCTCAGCACATGGCGGCGATGGCGCCGGAGCGGGTGCGCAGCCTGACACTGGTCATGTCCAGCTCTGGCGCTGCCGGCCTGCCGGCGCCAGCCCCAGCGCTGGTGCAACTGCTGGCCCGGCGCAGTGCGCCCAATCGGGAAGTGGCCATCGAGCAGCAGGCCGACCTGCTGGCGGCGTTGGGCAGCCCCCAGGTGCGTGATGATCGGGCCGCTTTGTTGCAGCAGGCTGCGCAGGCCTATGACCGAGCGTTCAACCCTGAAGGTGCCAAGCGTCAGATCATGGCGATCCTGGCCGAGCCAAGCCGGGTAGCACTGCTCAACCAGCTGCGCGTACCGACATTGGTGGTGCATGGTACGGCTGACCCTTTGTTGCCGGTGATGCATGGGGTGCACTTGGCGGCGCATATCCGCGGTAGTCAGCTGCGGTTGATTCCGGGGCTGGCGCATCGTTTCCAGGAGCCATTCAAGGCACCGTTGCTGGGGGCCGTGCTGCCTTACCTGCAATCACATCGCGAGGGCGTGACACATATCGCAGGGTTATGAAAGTGGCGTAGGCCCCCTCTCACAGCCTTTCAGCCCAGCCCGTATTTTTTCACTTTGTCGAACAGCGTGGTCTTGGCCATGCCCAGCTCCTGGCTGGCCTGGCTCAGGTTGCCGCCCGTGCGTTGCAGGGCGTCGCTGAGCAGGTTGCGCTCGAACGCCTCCACCGCTTCGGCAAAGCCCAGCCCTTGGCTGGCGCCACCGCTCGGGCCTTTCTTGAACGCTGGCAGGCCCAGGGCATAGCGCTCTGCAACGTTGCGCAGTTCACGCACATTGCCGGGCCAGTCATGGGCCATCAGGCGCGACAGTGTCTGGCTGTCGAGTGTCGGCACTTCACGGTCGAAGCGTAGTGCCGATTGCTGCAGGAAGTGTTCGAACAGCTGCAGGACGTCTTCACGGCGTTCGCGCAACGGTGGTAACTCCAGGGTCACCACGTTAAGGCGGTAGTACAAGTCGCTGCGAAACTGCCCGCTTTTGCCAAGCGAATCGAGGTCGGCCTTGGTCGCAGCGATCACGCGGCAGTCCACTGCAATGCTCTGGTTTGAGCCCAGGCGTTCCAGGGTGCGCTCCTGTAATACCCGCAGCAGTTTGATCTGCAGGTTGATCGGCATGCTCTCGACTTCATCGAGGAACAGGGTACCGCCGTTGGCGTGCTCGATCTTGCCGATACGACGCTTGCCCGCGCCGGTGAAAGCATTGGCCTCGTGGCCGAAGATCTCGCTTTCGAACAGGTTTTCCGGCAGGCCGCCACAATTGAGCGCCACAAAAGGCTGGCCCTGGCGCCGGCTGAAATCGTGCAGGCAACGGGCGACCAGCTCTTTGCCAGTGCCGGTCTCGCCTTCGATCAGCACGTTTGCCGAGGTGTCGGCAACGTTGGCAATCAGCTCACGCAGTTGCTCCATGGCAGGCGAGCGGCCGATGATGCGGCCCTCCAGGCTGCTCTGTTCGGCCAGCTGGCGGCGCAGGGCCAGCACTTCGCGCGATAGCCCGCGCTGTTCGAGTGCGCGGCGCACCACGTCGACCAGGCGTTCCGGCGAAAAGGGTTTCTCCATGAAGTCGTAGGCACCATTGCGCATGGCGCCGACGGCCATGTCGATATCGCCATGGCCGGTAATCAGTACCACCGGCAGGCTGCGGTCGCGCGCCTTGAGGCGGTTGAGCAGTTCCAGGCCGTCGATGCCCGGCAGGCGGATGTCACTGACGACGATACCGGCGAAGTCATCACCGATCCGTTCCAGCGCCTGTTCGGCGCTACCGACACCCTCGCAGGCGATGTCTTCCAGGGCCAGCGCCTGCTGGCAGCCGAGCAGCACATGCGGGTCGTCTTCGACGATCAGGACGGTTAGAGGCGCTTGGTTCATGGGAGCTCTGCCGATTCATTAGGGGGGGACACCAGCGGCAGGGCTAGAACAAAGGCCGTTCCGCCGCTGGCAGGGTGCTCGACGTTGAGGCTGCCCTTGGCGGCGGCGGCAAGGCTCGCCGACAGGGTCAGGCCCAGGCCCAGGCCGTGTTCGCCCGGTTTGGTGGTGAAGAAGGGTTCGAACAGGTGCTTGCGCGCCTCGTCATCAATGCCGTGACCATTGTCGCGTACCCGCAGGCGATACTTGTCGCCCTGCAATTCGCCTTCCAGCCACAGCTCAGGTGCTGGCTGGCTAGCCATGGCGTCCAGGGCGTTACCGATCAGGTTGACCAGAATCTGCTCCAGGCGGGTCTGGTCAATGGCCAGTTGCAGGTCTTCAAACTGGCTGTGCAGCTTCAGGTGGCAGCCACTGATGCGAGTGGCCAGCACCTGCAAGGTGGCCTCTACTGCCTTGGCCAGCGATGCCTGGCCGTGGTCGTCGCCACGCCGGGCGAACGAACGCAGGCTGGCGGTGATGCGGCCCATGCGGTCGATCAGTTCGTTCATGGTGCGCAGGTTGGTACTGGCGGTGTCCAGCGCGCCTCGTTCGAGAAAGCGCACGGTGTTGCCGGACAGTGTCCGCAGCGCCGCTAGCGGCTGGTTGAGCTCGTGGGCGATGCTGGTGGACATCTGCCCGATGGCTGCCAATTTGCCGGCCTGAACCAGTTCGTCCTGGGCGTGGCGCAGGGTCTGTTCGGCGTGACGGCGTTCGCGGATCTGCCCCTTGAGCCTTTCGTTGCTGGCACGCAGGTCGGCGGTGCGCTCGGCAATGCGCCGCTCCAACTGACTGTTGGCTTCTTCGAGCGCTTCGCGTGCAGCCAGTCGGGTCGCGATCACCTTGCGTCGCTCATTCCAGGCGATACCCAGGATCGCCAGCAGGGCGAACGCGACGCCTACCAGAATGCCTTGCACCATCGACTCGCGACGCAGGTCCTGCAGGGGAGTGAGCAGGGTGAAATGCCAGGGGGTATCCACCAGGCGCCGGGTTTGCGCAAGGTAGGCCACCTCATGAGGTTTGCCGTGGGCGGTTTCACTGTTGGCCGGGAAGGTCAGCTTCTCTACGCCATCGGCCAGCGTCTCACGGGCCAGCGGTTGCAGCTCGTTCAGCGGCCACCAGTAATATTGCAGGCTGCGCGCCAGGCGCTCCTTGATCTGCGGTGTCATGGGGCGCACCGACTTCAGGCGCCGCGCCGGGTCGCTGGAGAGGATGATGATGCCGTTTTCGTCGCTGACGAACGCTTCCAGGCGGGCGCGTTGCCAGCGCTCTTCCAAGGTGTCCAGGCGCACCTTGATCACCGCCACGCCGATGATCTTGCCGTGCTCTTCCAGGCCATGGGCCAGGTAATAGCCGGCCTCGCCGGTGGTGCTGCCAATGCCGTAGAAACGGCCCGGCTCGCCGCGCACTGCGGTCTGGAAATAGGCGCGGAAGGACAGGTCTTCACCGAGGAACGAGTCGGCATCGCGCCAGTTGCTGGTGGCCTGTACCCTGCCATTGGTATCGAGGACGAAGATAGCCCGGCTGCGGCTGCGGCGGTTGAGGCCTTCGAGGTATTCGTTGACGGCCTGGCGTGAGCCGCCGTCTGGGTCGGTGAGCAGGTGCGAGACGCTGTCTTCCAACTCCAGCAGGCTTGGCAGGTAGGTGTACTTGCTGATTTCGCTCTCGACCGTACGCGCGTGCAACTCCAGCTGCCGCTCACCGTTTTCACTCAGGGCGCGTATGCCGTTGCTTTCGCTGATCAGGTAGCCAGCCAGGCCCAGCCCGACCATCAGCAGGATGATCAGGGGCGGCAGCAGCAATTGGCGGATCAGGCGGGATTTCACGGCAGGCTTGGCAGGGAGAAGTAGCGAGGGGTCGCATTTCATCACAGTGGCCTTGTCACGACCAGCATCCGCTGCCCGGTGGGGCCTGGGGCAGCGGATACTGTGGCCGGCTTAGTGTTGCAGGATCTTGCTGAGGAAGTGCTGGGTGCGTTGGTCGCGGGCACCTTGGTCACCGAAGAACTCTTCCTTGGTGCAGTCTTCGATGATGCTGCCCTTGTCCATGAAGATGACCCGGTTGGCGACCTTGCGGGCAAAGCCCATCTCGTGGGTCACGCACATCATGGTCATGCCTTCGTTGGCCAATTGCACCATTACATCCAGCACCTCGCTGACCATTTCCGGGTCCAGCGCCGAGGTCGGTTCGTCGAACAGCATGACAATCGGGTCCATGGCCAGGGCGCGGGCGATCGCCACACGTTGCTGCTGGCCACCTGAGAGCTGGCCGGGGTGCTTCTTGGCATGGGCGCTCAGACCAACCCGCTCGAGCAAGGCCAGGCCCTTCTTGGTGGCCTCTGCTTCGCTGCGGCCCAGTACCTTGCGCTGGGCGATGGTCAGGTTCTCGGTGATGGTCAGGTGCGGGAACAGCTCGAAGTGCTGGAACACCATACCGACCCGCGAACGCAACTTGGGCAGGTTGGTCTTGGGGTCGGCAATCGAGGTGCCATCGACCACGACGTCACCTTTCTGGAACGGTTCCAAGGCATTTACGCACTTGATCAGCGTTGATTTACCCGAGCCCGAGGGGCCGCATACCACTACCACTTCACCTTTCTTGACCTCGGTGCTGCAGTCGGTCAGTACCTGGAAGTCGCCGTACCACTTGTTGACGTTCTTGATGGAAATCATACGGTGATCCTTTTTTGCAGGCGCTTGACCAGCCACGAAGCGGAGAAGCTGATGAGGAAGTAGACGACCCCGGCGAAGATCAGGAACTCATGGGAGCGCCCGATGATATCGCCGTTGGAGCGTGCCGAGTTGAGGAAGTCCACCAGGCCCACGGTGTAGACCAGCGAGGTGTCCTGGAACAGGATGATGCTCTGCTGCAGCAGCAGCGGGGTCATCTTGCGGAAGGCCTGGGGCAGAATGATCAGGCGCATGGTCTGGGCGTAGTTCATGCCCAGTGCCTGTGCCGCGCCCATCTGACCTTTGGAGATCGACTGTACGCCGGCGCGGACGATTTCGCAGAAGTACGCGGCCTCGAACATCATGAAGGCGACCACGCAGGAGGTGAAGGCACCCACCGGGGTGTCCTCGCCGGTGATCCAGCGCAGCACGAACGGCACCGCCAGATAGAACCATGTGATCACCAGCAGCAGCGGGATCGAGCGGAAGTAGTTGACGTAGGCACCGGCGATGTTCGAAAGCAACTTGTTCGACGACAAGCGCATCAATGCCAGGAGGGTGCCCAGCACGATACCGCCGATCACGCCCATGACCATCAGCTTGAGGGTCATGACCATACCTTCCCAGAGGGCGGGCAGGGCCGGGATGATTTCGCTGAAATCCATTTCCATTTACTTGCCCCCCACGGAAATCAGGCCAGGCACGGCGACTTTTTTCTCGACCAGGCGCATTAGCAGCATCAAGCCCATATTCAGGGTGAAGTAGATCAGCGTGGCCAG from Pseudomonas putida includes the following:
- a CDS encoding DEAD/DEAH box helicase, whose translation is MNLPAHQHPVLELFHPAIGTWFRRHFATVTDAQARAWPLIHARQSMLLAAPTGSGKTLSAFLAVLDELFRQGLEHDGELPAQTQIVYVSPLKALSNDIRLNLQAPLEGISQALLDQGLTPPRITTAVRTGDTPQKERAAMRKLAPHILVTTPESLYVLMGSASGRAGLSGVHTVIVDEIHALAGNKRGAHLALTLERLQALTGQGLRRIGLSATQRPVERVAAFLAGHQRPCAIVDIGHTRQRDLALEVPPVPLGAVMATDVWNLVYDRLAILAREHRTTLVFVNTRRLAERLTRHLSDRLGKEAVAAHHGSLAKELRLDAEQRLKNGQLQVLVATASLELGIDVGDVDLVCQIASPGSIAAFLQRVGRSGHQVEGIPKGRLFATSRDDLIECTALLDCVHQGELDQLHIPHAPLDVLAQQIVAETSNQPWQEQALFDCLRQATPYTELDTRHYQALLSMLAEGYNGRQGIRSAYLHRDAVSGTLRGRRGSQLTALTSGGTIPETADYAVLLEPQALNIGSVNEDFAVESIAGDIFQLGNASYRIMRVEPGRVRVEDAHGLPPTIPFWLGEAPGRSDELSAAVARLQARIDEQLGLGNGAFAPVLSWLQNTYALDEACASQLLDYLGRTREVLGALPSQDTLVMERFFDESGGTQLIIHSPYGSRINRAWGLALRKRFCRTFNFELQAAASEDAIVLSLSTSHSFELDEVWRYLSSRNAEHILIQALLDAPLFGVRWRWNAAVAMALPRYVGGRKVAPQIQRMKSEDLIAAVFPDQIACLENIAGERQIPDHPLIEQTLDDCLHEAMDSEGWLALLRRMESDQVRLLSRDLPAPSPLASAILNARPYAFLDDAPLEERRTQAVLNRRWNEVHSGDDLGALDADAISAVQAEAWPQPGNADEMHEALMTLGAISQHEAQANPTWGLLLRQLAKAGRAARLPDEHLWLARERLSLLKALYPDARLEPDLHVLPGFEQTLDPDSALSELLRARLSGHGPLTLAQIAAPLGKPQPAIEQALARLEAEGYVLRGQFSPGEVQRQWCERHLLARIHRYTVKRLRREIEPVSLQDFMRFMFDWQHLAADEKLRGPQAVAEVLEQLQGFPAAAGAWEAELLPARIKDYSTHWLDEACRSGQFAWSRLAGKVSSSTLASTPLVLLPRQHLGLWRSLVPAPALDELSPRAQRVHEVLQAHGALFFDELTQQAHLLPSELETALQELVGSGLASADSFTGLRSLITPAAKRSSRNSRRGHAPISTSMAHAGRWALLRRGNAEVDDVQRLEHVARTLLRRYGVICWRLLERESDVLPPWRELLRCCHRLEARGEIRGGRFIAGLAGEQFALPEAVGLLRQVRRREMEGALVVVSASDPLNLIGSLLPGAKVPAAGGNRVLYHDGVPVAVRIANRYTYLVQATNEEQQRWRQKLLRE
- a CDS encoding NUDIX hydrolase, producing MPNVIRIAAALLIDPLGRTLLVRKRGTQAFMQPGGKIDAGETPLDALVRELHEELGLRIDPARAIPLGRFTAPAANEPGFEVQAELFRVDSAEAVVPAAEIEEVIWLAADQAPMPELAPLTRDLILPLYRKALSVPR
- the metR gene encoding transcriptional regulator MetR codes for the protein MLEIRHLKTLHALREADSLVEAAERLHLTQSALSHQFKELEERLGLPLFARKTKPIRFTSAGLRLLQLADATLPLLRGAERDIARLAGGTAGRLHMAIECHSCFQWLMPTIDQFRDAWPEVELDLASGFAFAPLPALARGDLDLVVTSDPLDLAGITYVPLFTYEAMLAVANQHPLASKPYIVPQDLLDQTLITYPVERDRLDIFTRFLEPADIEPAAVRTSELTVMMMQLVASGRGVCGMPHWALHEYSSRGYVKGKRLGEKGLFATLYAGVRTDMLDAPYMRDFLLTAKDTSFATLDGVSAVR
- a CDS encoding alpha/beta fold hydrolase codes for the protein MRAFLLFFLFLVSVPASFADQRCDAHVPVQRAEAGDLSLVYQSVGAPRDPALLLVMGLGGQLIHWPDDVVEALCRQGFRVIRYDNRDVGLSRWNQQPPSANLTIELLRYKFGLPVAAPYTLPDMADDGLRLMDALGIGQFHVLGVSMGGMIAQHMAAMAPERVRSLTLVMSSSGAAGLPAPAPALVQLLARRSAPNREVAIEQQADLLAALGSPQVRDDRAALLQQAAQAYDRAFNPEGAKRQIMAILAEPSRVALLNQLRVPTLVVHGTADPLLPVMHGVHLAAHIRGSQLRLIPGLAHRFQEPFKAPLLGAVLPYLQSHREGVTHIAGL
- a CDS encoding sigma-54-dependent transcriptional regulator, producing MNQAPLTVLIVEDDPHVLLGCQQALALEDIACEGVGSAEQALERIGDDFAGIVVSDIRLPGIDGLELLNRLKARDRSLPVVLITGHGDIDMAVGAMRNGAYDFMEKPFSPERLVDVVRRALEQRGLSREVLALRRQLAEQSSLEGRIIGRSPAMEQLRELIANVADTSANVLIEGETGTGKELVARCLHDFSRRQGQPFVALNCGGLPENLFESEIFGHEANAFTGAGKRRIGKIEHANGGTLFLDEVESMPINLQIKLLRVLQERTLERLGSNQSIAVDCRVIAATKADLDSLGKSGQFRSDLYYRLNVVTLELPPLRERREDVLQLFEHFLQQSALRFDREVPTLDSQTLSRLMAHDWPGNVRELRNVAERYALGLPAFKKGPSGGASQGLGFAEAVEAFERNLLSDALQRTGGNLSQASQELGMAKTTLFDKVKKYGLG
- a CDS encoding sensor histidine kinase → MKCDPSLLLPAKPAVKSRLIRQLLLPPLIILLMVGLGLAGYLISESNGIRALSENGERQLELHARTVESEISKYTYLPSLLELEDSVSHLLTDPDGGSRQAVNEYLEGLNRRSRSRAIFVLDTNGRVQATSNWRDADSFLGEDLSFRAYFQTAVRGEPGRFYGIGSTTGEAGYYLAHGLEEHGKIIGVAVIKVRLDTLEERWQRARLEAFVSDENGIIILSSDPARRLKSVRPMTPQIKERLARSLQYYWWPLNELQPLARETLADGVEKLTFPANSETAHGKPHEVAYLAQTRRLVDTPWHFTLLTPLQDLRRESMVQGILVGVAFALLAILGIAWNERRKVIATRLAAREALEEANSQLERRIAERTADLRASNERLKGQIRERRHAEQTLRHAQDELVQAGKLAAIGQMSTSIAHELNQPLAALRTLSGNTVRFLERGALDTASTNLRTMNELIDRMGRITASLRSFARRGDDHGQASLAKAVEATLQVLATRISGCHLKLHSQFEDLQLAIDQTRLEQILVNLIGNALDAMASQPAPELWLEGELQGDKYRLRVRDNGHGIDDEARKHLFEPFFTTKPGEHGLGLGLTLSASLAAAAKGSLNVEHPASGGTAFVLALPLVSPPNESAELP
- a CDS encoding amino acid ABC transporter ATP-binding protein is translated as MISIKNVNKWYGDFQVLTDCSTEVKKGEVVVVCGPSGSGKSTLIKCVNALEPFQKGDVVVDGTSIADPKTNLPKLRSRVGMVFQHFELFPHLTITENLTIAQRKVLGRSEAEATKKGLALLERVGLSAHAKKHPGQLSGGQQQRVAIARALAMDPIVMLFDEPTSALDPEMVSEVLDVMVQLANEGMTMMCVTHEMGFARKVANRVIFMDKGSIIEDCTKEEFFGDQGARDQRTQHFLSKILQH
- a CDS encoding amino acid ABC transporter permease, translated to MEMDFSEIIPALPALWEGMVMTLKLMVMGVIGGIVLGTLLALMRLSSNKLLSNIAGAYVNYFRSIPLLLVITWFYLAVPFVLRWITGEDTPVGAFTSCVVAFMMFEAAYFCEIVRAGVQSISKGQMGAAQALGMNYAQTMRLIILPQAFRKMTPLLLQQSIILFQDTSLVYTVGLVDFLNSARSNGDIIGRSHEFLIFAGVVYFLISFSASWLVKRLQKRITV